GCGACCAATTCGGAAATGCCTTTACCTTTCCAGCAGTGTCTTTTGGGCTGCATAAAGCTTGGTTGAATTGACGCGGATTTGCGAGCGCCATCCCGAGCAGGAGTCCCTCCAGTACCCTCCCGCACATAAAAATCGCCGCTAATGGTGCATCCGCATGGAGGCTGCGTCCCGCTTCGATGAACCGAGCTTCAAGAATTGGGATCAGACTGGCTTCGATCGGGACATTCGCGATGTCCGCATTTTTGAAATTCTCCTGAAGAAACTGTTCTTCTGTCGTCTCAGAAGACGGCTGAGTTCGCCCGTCCAACTTGGCGATGATTTCTCGGCATCGCTTTGCGGTGGACCGATCCGTCGCCGATGGCTCGGAGGTCTTGTATTCCCACAAGTCAACGAGTTCTCCAAGTACCTTTGCAACGATACTATCTTGCTCAACATCCCAGAATGCCCGAAGCTTCTTTGCTTTGGACGTACCGTACTTTGTGTACCGACTGCTGTGAATGTCGCGACCGACTGACTCAGCGAAGAATGATGCGAATGTGGCATCACTAAAGTCTAAGACATAGCCGCCGGACATGCCCAGCAGGTCCTCGAAGGGTTGGCGATCGATCGTCTTTAGTGTGCTCATTGCCCGTCTTTGCGATCCTCAAGAGTGTCGACCAGGAAAATCGCCAGTGTCGCCGCGGCCCCGACGGCGAGTCTGGCGTGTCTGGCGGTCAAACCTTTCGCCGACCCTCCCTTCCCGTGGCCCGTTCCGTAAAGGTTACGAAGTTCGGCGAGTCCTTGTACCAGCGTCGAGAGATTTCCCAGGACCGCCTTTACCGACTTCGCTCCTTTGACATCGTCTTTGATCTCGTCAGGAACGAGCTTCAGTTCGTCCAATGCCCGTCGGACGAGTGGCAACAGGTCCGGGCGATCTGTAACAGATTTTCCGCAAGATTCGAGAATGGTATGACACACCGTCTCGACCAATTCCTTGGCGGTGCCGATCGCCAGATCGGGATCGCTTTCAATTGAGGATTCCATCCGATTGATTGGGCGGTAGACATAGTCGGCATCGACCTGTTGCGCCAACTTCTTGGTCGAACGAATCACGTGCTGCGACGATGTCAGTCGACGCGGGCCGTAGATGGCACGTCCAGAGATGGTGCTCCGTTCAACGAGTTCCCATCCATCAGGTGCCAGCAGCCCGTTCAGCAATGCAATAATCTGCCTGGCCTTTTCGCCATCTTCACAAACCATCGGGTGAGCAATCTCCGCGAGAAAATGGAGAAATACTTCATCCGGTCCATCGGCGAGTTTCAGACGCTCGTCCGAGAAGACCCAGTTCTCGTCCCAGTCCAAAT
This portion of the Bremerella alba genome encodes:
- a CDS encoding abortive infection family protein, with the protein product MSGFASSPTQQNTISEITRRDIQRAIIREGICWSGELDDAEFLNRLYDLSSLPSTDSRFENAEGDIWQHRINNLDWDENWVFSDERLKLADGPDEVFLHFLAEIAHPMVCEDGEKARQIIALLNGLLAPDGWELVERSTISGRAIYGPRRLTSSQHVIRSTKKLAQQVDADYVYRPINRMESSIESDPDLAIGTAKELVETVCHTILESCGKSVTDRPDLLPLVRRALDELKLVPDEIKDDVKGAKSVKAVLGNLSTLVQGLAELRNLYGTGHGKGGSAKGLTARHARLAVGAAATLAIFLVDTLEDRKDGQ